The DNA window ACCAACTTTTTTTCTGGGTGAGATCTCCCCTgcttccaggcacccctgtccagCCACCATTTCCTACCACACAAGAGCTTCTGTGATTTCAGATCTTTGCTCCTTCGAACCTGCCCTTTCTTCTCATCCACCCACAGTCCAGAGCGCCCGATCTCCCTCCAGGGGGACTCCGGGGCTGGAAAAGCCGAGGGGGGGCAGCGGGCCTGTGCGCACGCGCGGGAGGCGGCCTGCGGCCTGGCCCCGAGGGGCTGGGACCGCCCTGTGGAAGGTGGCATTCCGAGAGGCTTGGAGACCCTCAGCAGGAATGTAAGCAGTCCTTGGACAAGTATAGAAGCAGACTCGATGGGGATGCCAAGAGACACTGCTCCTCCAAGAACAGGCTGAGAATACCCTCAAAAAGGAAACAGCCGTGACAGAAGGTGCTTGTGGGAGAGCCAAGCAGAAGGTGCACAGAGGGAGAGCCAAGCTCACGTCCCATGCCTGGAGAGAGTAGAAAGGCAGAAGCAGTACTCAAGGCCAGTGAAACCAGATGGTGGGAGATGAGGCCCTGGTCATGGTGTCTAGCAAAAGGGCCATTAGGACAGCAAAACCCAAGTAAGccaattaagaaatggaagacaaatgACCACAAGGACAtgaaagatgttccacatcactaatcattagggaaatgcaaatcaaaaccacaagataccacctcatgctCATTAGGATgactgctatttaaaaaaaaaaaaaaaaaagaaagcatgttttatggtatgtgtattttaccacaataaaaaaaaatggaaaaaaaaaactataacagGAAGCCATTTTACAGTAGAATGGgatacagaagtttaaaaaaacacactCTCATATCTCAGAAATAATCAGTTTTAATGTTAACTGAATATTAATCAATACTCTTTTAAGGATTCTTTGATTTGCTGTGTTGATTCCCATTCTGTggataaaatagttaatattcaACCAATCCTCTATTACAAAACATGTCGATGGCTTCTAGTTGATCACTATTATGAACGCTTGGCAATTAAATTCCTTGcatacatttttaagtgaattatttattagcaataatcgcgcctcagATAAACttcattggctatgatactgccactgtgcaaagcttaagtgaattatttattcaaaaaagagCAGTTAGGATGGGTGATGGGTcatgggagtgggggggtgggacagaggaggGAGTACAGCTCTGGCCTGAGAGACCAGGGGCTCCTGGCAGCCAAGAGGGGTTACCCAAGGCCCAACAGCTCTCTGGGATTAGAGCAGAGCTGCCTTTAGTTCAAGGCTTTACACACTTGATCATCTCCATGACCCCCTGGAAATCTTGGTAGAAGATTCTAGTTCCGTAGGTCCAGGATGGGATTTGGGTTCTGCATTTCTGACaggtttccaggtgatgctgctgtGGCTGGACGTCATGCTACCCTTTTAGTAGGCCTCGGGATAAAGGGTGAACATGGGGGATGGGGCCTGTGACAAGGCTGGTGACAGGACTGGAGAGGCTTCTCTCAGGATTTGGTTCTGTGGTTTGTAAAACTCCACCCTGACTCTACCTcacagagacaggaaagagaaaggggttCTGAACATTCTGTGCCGGGGCCGCAAAGGGGGCAAGTCACTCATCCTGGGCAGTCTCCTGGTTGTGGCAGCGGGAACAGGGAAACCCACAAAGGCAACTTCAGAGAAGACAGGGGCCCCAGTGGGAATGTTCCCAGCTAGGGGACGCCTgcatttttgcttctctttttcttgtggAAAGGAACACTCACCATAACCCCTCCTATCCCGTCATCACCTTCAACAGTTATCAACTTCTGGCCCATTTCCTCCAACCATCCAGACTATTCTCAACAGATTActtcactcaaaaatattttattttttttttttttttttttttttttttaaagattttatttatttatttgacagagagagatcacaagtaggcagagaggccaggcagagagagaggaagggaagcaggctccctgctgagcagagagccccatgcgggactcgatcccaggaccctgagatcatgacctgagccgaaagcagcggcttaacccactgagccacccaggcgccctcaaaaatattttaaaacaaatctccaGAATATGAGTCCTCTCTTTACTAACTATATGCTTTGTtttaataaagaagagaaagcttTCTCAAAAGCCATTTAGCAGTATTTGGTAAAATAATTTGTCACCAAatacaggcgcctgggtggctcagtgagttgagtgactgacttgatttcggctcaggttatcatctcggagtcatgggactgagccccacatcaggattcacgctcagaggggagtctgcttgaggttctctccctcctcccctctcccagctctccAAAGCCcgcatacactctctctctttcaaataaataagtaaatcttttaaaagatcatttgttacaaaataaaaatgttaacaaaacagtggattaaattaacaaaatttctGCATTTCATTTCTACAGAATGAAAACCATGCAGTGCTTTAAGATTTGACATTTAATGACATTTGAGAGAATTAATTTCAAGATAGGAAAAAGTATCTTTggtataaaatattaagtaaaaaaggGTTATAAAATAGTCAAAGCaggggggcacccgggtggctcagtgggttaagcctctgccttcagctcaggccatgatctcagggtcctgggatcgagccccgaatcaggctctctgctcagcagggagcctgcttccctcactccccccgtctgcctctctgcctacttgggatctctatctgtcaaataagtaaaatcttaaaaaaaaaaaaaaaaaaatagccgaAGCAGGATGACCTTAATTTCTAACACTGTGATACACACAACATGTATGTGCGCAGGaaacaaactggaagaaaatatatcaaagttCTAGGTGGCTTTCtgggtaattttaattttctcactgTGCTTTTCTGAGTGTTCAGTGAACAGTGAGAGTGTACGGCAatcataaaaatgttaacaaaagaTACAGTGGTGCCTGGGGTTTCCCAAAGGGTGCTGGTGTCATCCTAGGACTTGTCACTGGTGAGTGACTGCATGCACTCCTTTAGCCCACAGCATcctcccaggcagcccctggTTTCTTTTCTAGATTTAGCACTGGTCTTCAGAGCCTCCTACCCAGTCTGTTTTGCAGGCATTAGATCCTAGCTGGCCCCCATTTGGCTCCAGATGGTGGGCAAACCggttccctcccctcccaggtTCTCTGGGATGAGTCCTTTAAGCACCAATGGGCCCGGGCCAGCAGCTTTTGGAATTAATGGATTATATTGGGCAATGACTTTACACAATCTTGTCTCTTTGCAATCTGAAATTAAACCAGACTGCAAAGTCTTATTTGGCCAATAGGTGGTGCTGTGCAACACAAAAGCACTAGTGCCCTGCGGTTCTGAAGACAGATTTCAGGGATCCCTGTAATAATTGCTGGAGAGGGCAGGCTAACATAACATAGCTATCTAAGAGCTTGCAGACAAACTTAGCACCTGCCACTATCCCTACCATCATCACACAGGAATAGCCATTTCAATATAAATGTAGGAAGACAGAAATCTCAGGATAAAGGCAGTTCTTGAACgtgaatacattttaagaaaaactccATTGTATGATTCTTATTCATGTCATTTCAACTCAGACCAATGAAAACTTGACCCTAGACCAGTGCAACCCTAGACCAGCACTGATGCTGAACTGGCCTTTGGGAATCCCTGCTCTAGCCAAGGACTCCAGGAGTTGAAGGTCTCTCTATTCCCCCATGTCAAATTTCCATAAAAATCAATTTGCTTCAAATTAAGAATGCCTTTATGTTCCCAGTGTGCAGTGAGACATATCTACTAGACCTTTCCTCCACTCGTGGTTAAAGTGGAGCAGTGAGCCACTTTTAAGCAGAGCTATCTCTTAAAGACACAGGTTGGGaatacccaggtggctcagtcagtcaagcgtctgcctttggctcagagcatgatcccagggtcctggaattgagtcccgcatcaggctccctgctcagtggggagcctgcttctccctctgcctgctgcttcccctgcttgtgcacacactctctctgacaaataaatcttaaaaacaaaaacaaaacaccacacagGTTGATCACACCATTCCTCTGCTGTCGAAAGGACTCAGGATATCACACCAGCAGCTTCATGATCGAGGCCTTCCTCACTCACCAGGATCAGAATCGGACAAGAGCCACCTCCAGCTCATCCCAAAAACACAACAGAAGGATGGCTTCCAGCCTTACCGAACTTCAGCACTTAAACCCAGTCTGTTCCCTCCAGCCGCAATGTTGACATGCCCCTCACCTTCCCGATACCTGCCTATTTTTTTCCAGCAAGTCAGCacaatgtcacctcctccaggaagccacctCCTCTGCTCCCAAGGCACCTGGCACATAATGATCTGAGAGTACCTGTCACCTGGTTAGAATGGTGGTGTCCCCTGGGCACTGTCTGttcagcttgtgttccctcctcaGGACTTGACTCAGTAAGATACCCAGTGAATCCTTGCTGATTCATTGATTCTCCTTGTTGGCAAACAAGCCCGGGTCAACTTTTTCAAAAGCCTCCCTTAAGATCTTTTCAGTAAACCCAGGAGATGCTGGCAAAAGCTGGCAGGCGGGTTGGTGTGAGAGAAACAGCAGGAAGCCCTGGGACTTAGGGAACTGGGGATCTGGCAAAAGTACATTCGGTTTCCTGATACACTGAGTAGCCCCTGATCCTTTGGAGTCACCCTTGCAAAATATCTTTCTGAAATGTACTAGCTCTGCAGTTGCTTACCAAGAAAcaacatttcaaaaaatgaagttgaaaatgTCTATGAGTGACAAAAAGGAATGACTCTGtagcaaaagaacaaattttttaaaaacaaaatgatattaaGGGAAATGGGAAGAGAAGACAAGTGTGTGTACACCAGAGTTGTGGTCCGCGAGTAATGAGAAACAGCaggaacatgaagaaataaaacgtACAATGATTACAGTTTACTGGGTACTTGTCATGGTCCACACACTAAGCGAAATACTTGATCTGTGCAACCATTCTAAAAAGCAGGGATGACTGTCCCTGGGGTTATAGGCttggaaaggttaagtaacttttccAAGATCAGACAACTGGAATGGAATCTGGATCTAACAGCAAAGCCCCAAATTAACTTAATATTAACTTCTTCTCTTTGGTGATACATTGTGACCAAatatttttagggatgcctgggtggcttattcagtCGAGCATCCGAcctgggctcagctcatgatccccgggtcctgggagccccccatcaggctcccactcagcagggagtccgcttctccctctcccactcccaacttgtgctcacacactcacacgttctctaataaaatctttaaaaataagcattttttttaatcgCAGTTAAATATAATTGAATTCTTAACTTAGCACACAGGGTACGCTAAACACGTCTCCATCTGAAGGCTCCAGACCTCCCAGGCCTGAGGGCCCGCGGCGCAGGCCAGCCTGGAGCAGCAGATTCACAGACAGCCTCCAGACCATCCTAAGTGGTCTTTGTGTTTTTAACAAATCTAAACCATCAGCTTCCTCTCCATGATTTAGCTCTCATCCTGCTCAGAGGCATGGTTAAGCCCAAAGGGCTAATTCCCTTGATCCAGTCATTTTCTAAGAACCACTAACAGACTAATCATTTACCTTTTAAATGGGTCAAGGGTATTAATAGGTGgctcacagaaaaggaaatacaaatggcccaaataattttttgtgtgtatgccctcattagagaaatgtaaattaaagctaGGGAGACCTGTCTCTCCAGCAAAAATCAGAAAGCTCAGTAACGCTTGGAAAGCTCTCCTGCGCTGGTAGCTGTGGCTGCCGGAACCACCTCCCCCATGGACAGCCATTCAGCAAGACTCATCATGAAAGCACATACTCTGACCGTGGAGCTCTGCTCCTGGGATCCTATCTTTCAGATTGACTCGTAAGTGAAAATTAATCCGCATGTGCCGTTTTACTGCAGCAATGGTTGTGAGGCCTTGTTAAACAGACCATGGTACAGCCATGGAACCCCAAACAAGAAGGGGGATGCTCGTTCAGTATGGCTATGAACTCCTCAAAATACTGTAGTGGAAAAGACTCTGATGCTGGAAGGCAGCCtctggtggcgggggtggggaggatgcaGCTGGGGTGGGAGATTTCATTAGAGACTCGATACCTTCTGAACTTTAAACCACATGAAatactcagaaaaatgaaattaaaacaccTATTGAAGCTTTCCTTGTTACAGAAATTTCTGGCTTTGCGCCAGCTCTCCCCTGCAGTATACCCTGCCTTCTGGGAACTCTAGAGCAAGAACAGAGGGACTGTAAGTACAGGTCTGCATCGTGGAGGCTCTGCCCCTCTGCCAGCCCTGAAGGGGAGGGAGCCGGAAGGGTGTCCCTGGCCgcacttcctccctctcttggTCCACAGGTGGCGCCACAGGGCCTGCTGCCTGGACAGATGGTGGCCTGGGAAGCCCTGGGGCCTTGGGCTGCTGACCAAGAGGCAAAGAAATAGGCAGGCACAAGTAAGTtaacataaaatagaaactaGCTTTATTTATCTGGAAGAAGCAGGGATCCATAGCTGGGGCAGCAACTCTGGCGGCAGAGGCTGGCAGGAAAACGGAACAGCATAGGGGAGGAGCTGGGTCAGAGAGGAAGCTCTGGTGTCCCTCCAGGGCAGCTGCCCCCTTGGTCTCCTTCCAACCCTGGGGCCTTGGGCCCTGGTCCCTGCCAGAGAACAATCTGGCACCCCTGCTCTGCTTCCTGAGCCACTTAGGGCTATTTCCAGGCACAAGATCCTAAGACCAGCCAAGTCCCATAACGTATCCATGGCGAGGTCACAAGTCACATTCTCTCTGACACCCCCAACAGCCCACCAGGGGATCCCTGGAGAAGGGCCCTCCCCTGCAGAGGGCCTGTGGGTACTGGTCCCCCTTTCTGTGTGGTCAACACATCCTCCTTCCACGGGTGCAGCCTGGCTTCCCGGTCAGCAGAGCCTGGGGACACACTCCGGCCACAGTCCCCACAGCCAGGGCTGGAGCCAGAGGCAGGTTGGCTGCAGGGCATGCTGAGGCCGCCACCAGGCCTGCCTTCACAGGGCTTCTTCCCGCCCCTTGGCTAAGGGCACCAAGGGCTGATCCAAAGTTGCAGGGACAGCACTGGGTGAGGGAGGGATGGCAAGGCGGGGCTCCCAGTCTCCCGCAGACTTGGCCTTGCCCTGCCGCTAGGAGCAGCGAGTGGCAGCAGGTCCTCCAGGCCCGGGCAGGGTCTCTCCCCACCCTTGTCAGATGGACAGGCTCAAGTGATTCCTTCAGAGCAGACCCTCTGGCTCTCCCGACATCTCAGCGCCTGAAGGGTGGGAAACAACCAGAAATGGCCTCTATCAACAGAGGGGTGGATGCAACAGAGCAGGGAACGTCCAACGTGGGTGGGCACGAGAAGGCCTCTTGGTGCTAGGCTCATCAGTTGCAAAGTCAGCAGTAATTTTGGAATTGATCATCCTGGGATGCTTTTTATcattaataatgatgataataataaagagaacaGCAGTATTGTTTATTAGCCAATCAGAGGGCGACAGGCACAGTAAACAAGCCCCATGAGAGAGGCTCCAGTTCCCTCTTACTCTTTAGTTCATTTGAACCAAGGGGCTAAGTAGTCTACAGGCACTCAGGAGAAACGGCTCTCCCCCAGAGCTGTTCCTGTCCTGGCTCGGGGCTGCGGCCCGCCTCCGAGTGTGTGGCCCACGAGGGGCCAGGCTGTCCCCTGGCGCGATGCCTGCTGGGACACGGTTTCTCAGGCCGGGGCTCACTCACTTGTGGTGGGCAGGGCCGCAGGAGCCCAGAAGGCGGCAGCCGGCCTGCTCCAGGCTCCAGTCGCACATCTCCAGCACTTTGTGGCACTCACTCCGCGGCCGAAGACCCAACCCAAAGAGCTGCTCCACCTGAGGGAGCAGAGGGTGGTGCCATGGGACATACCGGGGCTGAAGGGCAGCAGGCAGCCGGGGGCGGCCAGGGTGGGGGCAAAGGAGAGCCAGAggcaggctggtggggaggggtagggggaggcgAGTGCAGCAGAACCAGTCCTCAGGGTCCCTGAAAGCCAGAGTGGGCGGGAGGTGGCGGTACCTTCAGATACTGGGCAGCCCGCTGCACGCTCCAGCTGTGGCTCTGCAGGGCCGCCTGGCACTCCTCTGTGGTCACCCCATGCACCATGGCCTGCAGCTGGGcacacccacccacctacccGTCAGCTCTGCTTGGGCCCATtcctctggggccctggggcctcttcccgccccctgccccccaccccagcacctggGCCCAGCACTCACCATCTGGATCTTGTCTGCCGGCCGTCCAGCCTCTGGCCCATCCCCAGGGCAGCCCCTCTGTGGCAGCCGAGCCGTGGCCCTCAGGGCTGGTGGCCGGGCCCCTGGGTTACTGTTGTTGGTGGAGAAGTTGGCCTTGGGGTCTGGGGCGGCCTGGGGCATTGGTCGAACAGTGGCCGTGGGGGCGGCAGGGGCTGGGGTGCTGGGcgggggcagcagcagaggcacaggcagaggggcCGGCTCTTCAGGGCTCTGGGCCTCCCGCAGGAAGCGTTGATAGCGTTCTAGGTAGGGTGGGCGCTCCGGCAGCAGGTAGTAGTGGGTGCTGCTGACCTTCTTGCCATCGCGGACAATGGGGAGAATGCAGGGGCCCACCCGTGGGCCAGGCGCCTGGATCACTTGGGGTGTGGCATACTTGGGGTCGGAGGCGAAGCTCTGGGTGGTGGGCATGGTCTTCCCCGGTGAGCTGGAGAGCCGGGCTGGCAGCGGGGAGCTTCCAGGTGGTACCAGTGGGCTAGGGGTCCTCGAGCCTTGAGGGGACAGGGGTTCCCGGGGAGGCAcccggggaggggaggcaggtccGGGCCACCACCCTAGCTCCTCCTCACCCGAGGGGGCCGGAGACAGCTCGCCCCGTGGGCGAGTGGGCCTTGGGGGTATGGGCACgcgggggggcacctggggcttGTCCTCACCCACTGGGGCTGGGCCAGGAGAAGGGCCCAGGGAGGCCGCCGGGACCTGCAGCTGCCGCATGCACTCCTGCTGCAGCGCCTGGAAGATCTGTGCGGTCTGGGCAGAGCTGGGCGGCTTGACCCCCGCCTGGGGCGGGAGGAACAGATTGTCCTccaggggagggagcagaggtgCCTGCTCAGGCACAAAGGCGTAGTTGGTCTCCCCTTGGCTGGGCCCTGCACAGACCCCTGCACCCACAAGGGTGCTGTTGATGGAGCAGACCTCAAAGTCATCCTCATCCTGGGCCACATCGTCGTaggcgggaggtgggggcagcGGGCGCGCATCCCAGTCCACCACGGGTGTGGGGTGCAGCGGCCGGGGCAGGgcccgtgtggggctctgtggCGGCGTCTTGTCCAGCAAGGAGCAGGCGTCCATGGCCAGCTGCGCCAGTGAGGGTGCGCAGGGCCGCGGGGCAGGCACGACAGGCTCCTCACCAAAGTCAATGAGTGTGACCTCACCCCCGCTGCCTCGAGCCGCCTTGGTGCCCGGTACCCGAGCCGAGGGCTTTGCGAGCCACAGCCCACGGGTCAGGGCTGGTTTCCGAAGGCCCAGCCTCTTGAAGTCGCTGGACAGGGGGTCCTGATCCTCACTCACGGGGTCGTAGGTTGGCTCTAGGATAGAAAGGGAGACCCCGCCAGGAAGGCAGTGTCAGACAGGGGGACAGGGGAAGAAAGGCAAGTATCATTCGCAactccccactcccactgcccCCAGAGGTTAGCCCTCGGCTGCCAAAATTCTCAGTACACACCAACCCTATTCCAACAGGAGCACAGAAACTGCTCTGGACACTGCCAGCTCTCAGGGGGCTGACGCGACCCTGCCTCCATCTCGGCTAGAGCAAGCAACACCCTGCAGCAGCCTGACACCCCAACACACAAGACCCCCCAAATACCCCAGGCTCCTGGGCCCCGTCAGTCCCTGCTTACCCCCACCCCGTTTCGGCACACCATTAGTGCGGAATGGAGGCTACAGGCAATCACCCACCACCCAGGGCAGCTGGCGCTGTCCCTGCAGAGCACGGAGCTCCTGACCAAACACCACAAAAGCCCAGATGCAGCCGCCTCTGCAGGTCCCAAAGGGAGTGCGCCAGGGCCAGCTGATGGGGGAACAGGTAGGCACCAGGACCACACACCTGCTCCAGAAGCCCAAGCTTTTAGGGgtcgggggagaggcaggcatgcTGGGCTAGGTTAGCAGCAAAAGCTCACAGCACACACCCCACACCCACTCCCACCCAGCCAGCCCACTGGGGCTCTGTACcttccagaaggagaggaggaatgagaggagagaggggacgGGGGCAGGGGCCAAGGCACCGAGAGCAGCCCCACTTACTCTGAGCGAAGATGGCAGGCTGAGGTGGGCGAGGCGGAGGCTGCCCTGCAAGAAAGGCCGTGCGGAGAGCAGAGGGGCGGAGCGGGACAGacagagggtgggagggaagagggccAGACAGGAGGGCAGAGCGtggatagagacagagagagagcagtgagTAGGGGCGCATGAACGTACAAACCCAACAGCAATGGGAAGCAGTGGGGCGGCAGGATGGGGGGAACCGTGTTCCGGAACGACAGGCACAGGATCCGGGAGATGGATGAGGCTCCTGGCCAGCGTGAAGCCCGTGGGGTGGTTTTGGCTCGGGAGAGGACAGCAGGATTAGGGGGAGTGAGGAAAGCTAGGATCTGAGCACGGCGGGGAGGAGGGCGGAGGGAAGCTGAGATGGGCAGGCCAGTACAGGACTGGCCTTGGGTGCCCACCTCGGCGGATACAGCTGCCTCTCATCTTCCACCCCACAGCCAGCCGGAGCCAGGGCTCAGCTGTCCCCCAGCAGCCCTGACCCAACTGTCCCAGAGCCAGAGCAGCCGGCTCAGCGTGCCCGGTGAGGACAGTACCTCTTCCTGGGCAGCTGACGAACTTGTGGGGGGGCTGGGTTCTTACTTTTCACCCTTCCTAGATGTTGGGTGGGTCGGGAGGTGCTcagttccacactcagcaggtcAGGAGGGTCCATGGGGTTTCCCAGGTATAGTCTGTGGGGAGACAACCGAGtcagaggagggaagcaggggaaAGGCTGTGCAGTGGCGACCGTGGAGAA is part of the Mustela nigripes isolate SB6536 chromosome 2, MUSNIG.SB6536, whole genome shotgun sequence genome and encodes:
- the TNK2 gene encoding activated CDC42 kinase 1 isoform X11 codes for the protein MPAARRFPGLELSFPLLARLRRRLYTRLGSSSMQPEEGTGWLLELLSEVQLQQYFLRLRDDLNVTRLSHFEYVKNEDLEKIGMGRPGQRRLWEAVKRRKAMCKRKSWMSKVFSGKRLEAEFPPHHSQSTFRKTSPTPGGPAGEGPLQSLTCLIGEKDLHLFEKLGDGSFGVVRRGEWDAPSGKTVSVAVKCLKPDVLSQPEAMDDFIREVNAMHSLDHRNLIRLYGVVLTPPMKMVTELAPLGSLLDRLRKHQGHFLLGTLSRYAVQVAEGMGYLESKRFIHRDLAARNLLLAARDLVKIGDFGLMRALPQNDDHYVMQEHRKVPFAWCAPESLKTRTFSHASDTWMFGVTLWEMFTYGQEPWIGLNGSQILHKIDKEGERLPRPEDCPQDIYNVMVQCWAHKPEDRPTFVALRDFLLEAQPTDMRALQDFEEPDKLHIQMNDVITVIEGRAENYWWRGQNTRTLCVGPFPRNVVTSVAGLSAQDISQPLQNSFIHTGHGDSDPRHCWGFPDKIDELYLGNPMDPPDLLSVELSTSRPTQHLGRVKKPTYDPVSEDQDPLSSDFKRLGLRKPALTRGLWLAKPSARVPGTKAARGSGGEVTLIDFGEEPVVPAPRPCAPSLAQLAMDACSLLDKTPPQSPTRALPRPLHPTPVVDWDARPLPPPPAYDDVAQDEDDFEVCSINSTLVGAGVCAGPSQGETNYAFVPEQAPLLPPLEDNLFLPPQAGVKPPSSAQTAQIFQALQQECMRQLQVPAASLGPSPGPAPVGEDKPQVPPRVPIPPRPTRPRGELSPAPSGEEELGWWPGPASPPRVPPREPLSPQGSRTPSPLVPPGSSPLPARLSSSPGKTMPTTQSFASDPKYATPQVIQAPGPRVGPCILPIVRDGKKVSSTHYYLLPERPPYLERYQRFLREAQSPEEPAPLPVPLLLPPPSTPAPAAPTATVRPMPQAAPDPKANFSTNNSNPGARPPALRATARLPQRGCPGDGPEAGRPADKIQMVEQLFGLGLRPRSECHKVLEMCDWSLEQAGCRLLGSCGPAHHK
- the TNK2 gene encoding activated CDC42 kinase 1 isoform X12, coding for MPAARRFPGLELSFPLLARLRRRLYTRLGSSSMQPEEGTGWLLELLSEVQLQQYFLRLRDDLNVTRLSHFEYVKNEDLEKIGMGRPGQRRLWEAVKRRKAMCKRKSWMSKVFSGKRLEAEFPPHHSQSTFRKTSPTPGGPAGEGPLQSLTCLIGEKDLHLFEKLGDGSFGVVRRGEWDAPSGKTVSVAVKCLKPDVLSQPEAMDDFIREVNAMHSLDHRNLIRLYGVVLTPPMKMVTELAPLGSLLDRLRKHQGHFLLGTLSRYAVQVAEGMGYLESKRFIHRDLAARNLLLAARDLVKIGDFGLMRALPQNDDHYVMQEHRKVPFAWCAPESLKTRTFSHASDTWMFGVTLWEMFTYGQEPWIGLNGSQILHKIDKEGERLPRPEDCPQDIYNVMVQCWAHKPEDRPTFVALRDFLLEAQPTDMRALQDFEEPDKLHIQMNDVITVIEGRAENYWWRGQNTRTLCVGPFPRNVVTSVAGLSAQDISQPLQNSFIHTGHGDSDPRHCWGFPDKIDELYLGNPMDPPDLLSVELSTSRPTQHLGRVKRQPPPRPPQPAIFAQSKWGCSRCLGPCPRPLSPLIPPLLLEEPTYDPVSEDQDPLSSDFKRLGLRKPALTRGLWLAKPSARVPGTKAARGSGGEVTLIDFGEEPVVPAPRPCAPSLAQLAMDACSLLDKTPPQSPTRALPRPLHPTPVVDWDARPLPPPPAYDDVAQDEDDFEVCSINSTLVGAGVCAGPSQGETNYAFVPEQAPLLPPLEDNLFLPPQAGVKPPSSAQTAQIFQALQQECMRQLQVPAASLGPSPGPAPVGEDKPQVPPRVPIPPRPTRPRGELSPAPSGEEELGWWPGPASPPRVPPREPLSPQGSRTPSPLVPPGSSPLPARLSSSPGKTMPTTQSFASDPKYATPQVIQAPGPRVGPCILPIVRDGKKVSSTHYYLLPERPPYLERYQRFLREAQSPEEPAPLPVPLLLPPPSTPAPAAPTATVRPMPQAAPDPKANFSTNNSNPGARPPALRATARLPQRGCPGDGPEAGRPADKIQMGP